In a single window of the Papaver somniferum cultivar HN1 chromosome 8, ASM357369v1, whole genome shotgun sequence genome:
- the LOC113302895 gene encoding cytochrome P450 CYP749A22-like, whose amino-acid sequence MTSMGIIKLEFLLVPVCAFLLYLLFLLIKFIHKVWWNPIYITKFLASQGINGPRYKLLHGNAKEILKMANESKSKPMEELSHQIFPYLQPFRYACIKTYGKIHLSWIGPRPQLFVSEVELIKEIMNDKDGVYPKTKSEGYFKKLLGDGLVSAQGNKWIKQRKQANHAFHAESLKGMVPSVIAAVETMVEKWKMYEGKEIEVFEEFRILTSEVISRTAFGSSYAEGKNVFEMMMKLGSIVSASFLKIRLPGIGKLMPNQDDIESDRLEQEIRKSILGLVQKREETRRNGGYGSDYLGMLMKATHEADEKKRISVDDMIDECKTFYLAGHETTTTLLTWTCLLLAINTEWQDKARKEVFDLLGENNPAPDDNSIGKLKILSMIINETLRLYPPVVAVVRRVAREVKVGNRIVLPANIELSISTVAVQHDPEIWGEDVHLFKPERFAEGIAKATNNNTAAFLPFGLGPRVCVGSNFAITEAKIALVMILQRYHFTLSPAYVHSPTQRITTRPQHGLQIMLHAL is encoded by the exons ATGACAAGTATGGGTATAATCAAGCTAGAATTCCTTCTTGTTCCAGTTTGTGCGTTTCTCTTGTATCTCCTCTTCCTTCTCATCAAATTCATTCACAAAGTATGGTGGAACCCAATCTACATAACAAAATTCTTAGCTTCACAAGGAATCAATGGCCCTCGGTACAAATTACTTCATGGAAATGCCAAAGAAATCCTCAAGATGGCGAATGAATCCAAAAGCAAACCCATGGAAGAATTATCTCATCAGATCTTTCCTTATCTTCAACCTTTCCGATACGCATGTATCAAAACTTATG GTAAGATTCATCTTTCCTGGATTGGTCCAAGACCTCAATTATTTGTATCCGAAGTAGAATTGATCAAGGAGATAATGAATGACAAAGATGGAGTATACCCTAAAACCAAGTCTGAAGGGTACTTCAAGAAGTTGCTAGGAGATGGACTTGTGTCAGCCCAGGGGAATAAATGGATCAAACAACGGAAACAAGCTAATCATGCATTTCATGCCGAAAGCTTAAAG GGAATGGTTCCATCTGTGATTGCTGCTGTTGAGACTATGGTAGAGAAATGGAAAATGTATGAAGGGAAAGAGATagaagtctttgaggaatttaggATTTTAACATCGGAGGTCATTTCAAGAACTGCTTTCGGAAGTAGTTATGCTGAAGGGAAAAACGTTTtcgagatgatgatgaaattgggTTCAATTGTGTCTGCAAGTTTTCTAAAGATAAGGCTTCCTGGTATAGG AAAACTTATGCCAAATCAAGACGATATTGAATCAGACAGACTTGAACAAGAAATACGAAAATCCATTTTAGGATTGGTACAGAAAAGAGAAGAAACGAGGAGAAATGGAGGATACGGGAGCGACTATCTTGGAATGTTAATGAAAGCAACTCATGAAGCTGATGAAAAGAAGCGGATTTCAGTAGATGATATGATTGATGAATGCAAAACTTTCTACCTTGCTGGTCATGAAACAACTACTACTTTACTTACATGGACTTGTCTACTTCTAGCCATCAATACCGAATGGCAAGATAAAGCAAGAAAGGAGGTGTTCGACTTACTCGGAGAAAACAATCCAGCCCCTGATGACAATTCTATAGGGAAACTCAAGATT CTGAGTATGATCATTAACGAAACTCTAAGGCTATACCCACCAGTTGTTGCAGTTGTAAGAAGAGTTGCAAGAGAGGTTAAAGTAGGAAATAGAATTGTTCTTCCCGCAAACATAGAACTAAGCATTTCAACTGTAGCTGTGCAACATGATCCAGAGATATGGGGAGAAGATGTTCATCTTTTCAAACCAGAGAGATTTGCAGAAGGGATAGCAAAAGCCACAAACAACAACACGGCAGCATTTCTTCCTTTCGGTTTGGGACCTCGAGTTTGTGTAGGTTCAAATTTTGCCATCACTGAAGCCAAGATTGCTCTTGTCATGATTCTCCAGCGTTACCATTTTACACTTT